Part of the Aurantiacibacter aquimixticola genome, ATTGCCAGCGATAGCTCGAATGTCGGGTCTGCAAAACGAATGTCCAGCCTACCGTCGGCGGCTGTCACCCTGTCTTCGGCGGTTAGCGTTCTCGCCACGAATTGCGCGCCGTGCGGCACGAGCACCGCCGTCCTGCCGGAGGCGTCCCGAGCAATCGCCCCTGCGCCATCAGTATCCAGAGCAATGGCAATCGGCTCGAACCCGCCCGCCGCAAGTCGAAACCGCTCGCGAGCATCATCTTCGTCTTCGAGTTGCGCATTACGTGAGAAGCCGAGCCGATGGGCAAAATAGATAAGCGCGAGAATGGCGAGCAGCGATCCCGCAAATTGCAGCGCCGCCCCGATCATGGCGGATCAGCCGCGCGCCTTTGCCGATAGCGTGGCCATGGCATCCTTCATCGGGTTGAGGTCGTAGCCTGCCCTCGCCGCAGCCTCCGCAAGCGTTTCGGGACTGTCGCCCTCGCTGGCGCGTGCGAGAGCCCACAGGAAAGTCGAGCGCGTGCCGGATCGGCAATAGGCAAGCACCTTGCCGTCGGCTTCCGCAAGAGCGGCTTGCATAGCCGCGATCTGTGGCGGACCGAAGCCAGCCTGGCCCACCGGGATGGCGCGATAGGCCAAGCCATGCTCGGCGGCGCACGCCTCGATGTCGGAGCCTGCAGGCTGGCCCGGCACTTCGCCATCGGGACGATTGTTCACGATCATTGCAAACCCCTGCGCCTTCGCTTCTGCGACGTCGCCGGTGGTGATCTGCGGGCTCGCCGATACGGTTTCGGACAAGATTCGAAAATCTGTCATGGATGACGTGTGACAGCCGAAAGGCTCCCCGCGCAATGGTAAATCGTGCGCGTATGCAGGATGCGACGCGTGGCGCTTTGGCCACTGTCACGCAAATGCAAAGTTAAAATGTTCGCGTCGCTGGGGATTTGTGTCTATACCTCGCCGACGAAGCGGCGGGGGAGGTCCGTCACTTCGGGTCGGCGGATCACTTGTCCGCCCTGCCGGCCGGTATCAGGACGAGAATTGAAGGTTCACGGTTTTCATGGGTTACGACAAGGGACGTCGCGGTCGGGGTCGCGACAAGCGGGACGGTTTCGGCGAAGAAGGTTTCGATCCATTCGGTGAGGGCGGTCCGCCCCCGATGGATAGCGGCGGCTGGCGCGATGGCGGCAATGATCGCTTCGGCGGCGGTAGCGGTGGCGGCGGCCGTTTCAATGACGATCGCGGCGGAGGCGGCTTCGGTGGCCAGCGTGGCGGAGGCGGTGGCTTTCGCGGCGGCGGCGGCGGTGCCCCGCGCGGCGGCGGCATGCCTGCCCAGGTGGTCGGCACGGGCCAGGGCAAGGTCAAGTTCTTCAACACGCAGAAAGGCTTCGGCTTCATTCAGCGTGACGAGGGCGGAGAGGACGTGTTCGTCCATATCAGCCAGGTCGAACGTGCAGGCCTCGAAGGTCTTGCCGAGGGGCAGGAGCTGCAGTTCAATCTCGTCGATCGCGGCGGGAAGGTTTCGGCAGCGGACCTCCAGGTCGTGGGCGACGTGATCGAAGTGCAGAAGGCTGCGCCGCAGCGCGAGCTGACCGGTGAAAAGGCCGTGGGCACGGTGAAGTTCTTCAATTCGATGAAGGGCTTCGGTTTCATTACTCGCGACGATGGCAAGGAAGACGCCTTCGTGCACATCAGCGCGGTAGAGCGGTCCGGCCTGCAGGGCATCGACGAAGGCGACAGGTTCGAATTCGACCTCGAAGTCGATCGGCGCGGCAAGTATTCGGCCGTCAATCTGGTCCCCGTCCAGGCCTGACCGGATTTGCGGATAGGGTCGGCCGGAAATTTGACCGGCTGCCCGCTGCGAAATAAAGACACATCGTAAGGCGGTCGGACCGGAACAGGCCCGGCCGCCTCTTACGTTTCACCCGCTTTTCGAGGAATGCACACCATGTCGATCACGCCGCTCATGCCAGTCTATCCCCGCTGCGGCGTGCGGCCGGTGCGCGGCGAGCACTGTCATCTGATCGACGAGGACGGCACGCGCTATCTCGATTTTGCGAGCGGCATCGCGGTCAACCTGCTGGGTCACAGCCACGCCGGCCTGATTGGCGCGATCCAGAAGCAGGCGGAAACGCTGATGCATGTCTCCAACCTCTATGGCAGTCCGCAGGGCGAAGAGCTGGCGCAGAAGTTGGTCGACAACACCTTTGCCGACACCGTGTTCTTCACCAATTCCGGCGCCGAAGCGGTGGAATGCGCGATCAAGACGGTACGTGCCTATCACCAGCATGACGGGAATGACGAGCGGTTCGAGATCATCACCTTCGTCAACGCCTTCCACGGACGTACGATGGCCACGATCAGCGCATCCAATCAGGAAAAGATGCACAAGGGCTTCAACCCGCTGCTGCCCGGCTTCCGCTATGTCGAGTTCGACGATCTGGAAGCGGCAAAGGCGGCGATCGGACCGCAAACCGCGGGTTTTCTCGTCGAGCCGGTCCAGGGCGAAGGCGGTATCCGGCCGGCGAGCCAGGAATTCATGCAAGGCCTGCGCAAGCTCGCCGACGAGCACGACCTGCTCCTCGCGCTCGACGAAGTGCAATGCGGTGTTGCGCGCACCGGCACACTCTACGCCTACGAGCAGTACGGGATCGAGCCGGACGTCGTCGCCAGCGCCAAGGGCATTGGCGGCGGCTTTCCCATCGGCGCTTGCCTTGCCACCGAAAAGGCGGCGCGCGGCATGACGTTCGGCACGCACGGCTCCACCTATGGCGGCAATCCCCTCGGCATGGCGGCAGGCATGGCGGTGATGGAAGCCGTGGCGAACGACGAATTTCTCGCCGAAGTCCGCGCGAAGGGAGAGCGGCTGCGCAGTCGGCTCGAACAGTTCATCGGCAATTATCCGGATCTGTTCGAAAGCGTGCGCGGCATGGGCCTGATGCTCGGAATGAAGATGAAGGTCGAGCCGAGACCGTTCATGGTGCATCTGCGCGATCATCACGAGCTGCTGACCGTCGCTGCCGGCGATAACACGTTGCGCCTGCTGCCTCCGCTGGTGATCGGCGATGCGGAAATGGACGAGTTTTTCGAGAAGCTTTCTGCAGGCGCGGCGAGCTTTCAGCCCGAACACGCCTGATGGCGGGGCGCCATTTCCTCGATCTGTCGGATGCGGGCGGCGATGCCGTGGCGGCGATTATTGCCGACGCGCTCGACCGCAAGAAGGCGCGTGCCGACTGGCCGAAGGGGAAGGCCGATGCCGATGCGCCGATGGCGGGCCGCGTGCTTGCCATGGTGTTCGAGAAGAATTCGACCCGCACCCGTGTCAGCTTCGACATCGCCATGCGCCAGCTCGGCGGCACTGCCATCATCGTCGATGCGGGCACGTCCCAGCTTGGGCGCGGAGAATCGGCGGCGGACACGGCGCGCGTGCTCAGCCGGATGGCCGATGCAATCATGGTTCGCACTGACGACCACGCGAAGATCGAGGCGATGGCCCGCCATGCCGACGTGCCGGTAATCAACGGTCTGACCGACCGCTCGCATCCGTGCCAGATTGTGGCCGATCTGCTCACTGCCATCGAGCACGAGAAAGCGCTGCCGGGGCTCGAGGTCGCGTGGTTCGGGGATGGCAACAATGTGCTCCATTCGATCCTGGAGGCCGCGGCGTTGATGAAGTTCAACGTGCGCATCGCGACGCCGCGCGGCTACGAACCGGACGCGGAGTTCGTGGAAATGGCGCGCGCGGAGGGCTCGACAGTTACGCTGACGCAGGATGCGCGCGAGGCGGCTGCCGCGGCCGATGTCCTTGTTACCGATACATGGGTGTCGATGGGGCAGGCCGACACCGAAGAGAAGCTCGCCGCGATGCAGCCCTATCGCGTCGACGCCGCGCTGATGGCGCAGGCGAAGTCCGATGCGATCTTCCTGCATTGCTTGCCGGCGCATGTCGGCGACGAAGTGAGCGAGGAGGTTTTCGAGGGTCCGCAGTCGGTCGTGTTCGACGAAGCAGAAAATCGGATCCACGCGCAGAAGTCGGTGCTCTTGTGGTGTTTCGGCCTGCTCGGCTGAGCTGCCTTCCAAAAGCCGACGCCATTCCCATATGGCGGCCATGACTTCCCTACACAGCGAAACCTTTGCCGACAGGCTGCTCGGCTTCACCTTGCCCGATCGAGACAGCCGCGGCCGCCTTGTGCGGCTGGGGCCGGTGCTCGACGAGATCCTTGGCGCGCATGATTACCCGACGGCGCTGGCCCACGCGCTTTCCGAAGCGCTCGTGCTGACGACGCTGATGGGCGGGCTGCTGAAGGACGAGGGCGACCAGCTGACGCTGCAAGTGCAGAGCAAAGGCGGCATCGCCGACCTGCTCGTGTGCGATTATCGTGGCGGAGAATTGCGCGGCTATGTCCAGCATGATCGCGACAAGGCGATCGCGACCGGCGCGAGCGCATCTCTCGCCACCCTTTTCGGGGAAGGCCACCTCGCCATCACCTTCGACATTGCGCGCACCGGCAAGCGCTATCAGGGCATCGTTCCGCTCGAAGGCGAGTCGCTGTCGGCGGCGGTGGAAAGCTATTTCGCGCAAAGCGAGCAGGTGCCGACCCGCATACAGACCGCGATCCGCTCCGGACCCGAAGGCAGCCTGGCGGCGGGGTTTCTGGTGCAGCACCTGCCCGATGGCGAAGAGGGGCGAGAGCGCCTCCATGCGAGGCTCGACCATCCGGAGTGGCAGCACGTCTCCGTCATGGCGGAGAGCATCAAGCACGAGGAGCTCGCCGATGCGGGTCTGTCGCTCGAAGAATTGGTGTGGCGCCTCTATCACGAAGAGCGTGAAGTGCGGGTCATGCCGGGAGCGCGGATTTCGCGCGGCTGTCGCTGCACGGAAACGCATTTCGAGAGCGTGCTGGCGCGCTTCCCGAAAGAGGAGCGGCGCGAAATGGCGAATGAGGACGGGATAATTCTGGTGGATTGCGCATTCTGTTCAAAAGAGTTCGCCATCCAGGATTGAACGGTTCGTCGCGCAGAAAGTGCAATTCGCCGTTCATGTCGGACTGTGGTATAGAGACGAATACGACCAAGGAATTTGAAATGCAGATCGGGAAAGTCATCAGGATAGCGGGCGTCGCCGGCGCGGCGCTGCTCGCTTTCGCACCTGCATCGGCGCAAGCGCCGGGCCTCGCCATGCTGGAACGGCTCGATCGCGGACAATGGACGCTTTCGATGCGCGGCGGTGGGTCGCAAAGGATCTGCGTGCGCACGGGCCGCGAATTCATCCAGCTGCGGCATCGCCAGCCCGGCTGCGAACGCTTCGTCGTTGGCGACGAAAGCAATGAAGTCACCGTCCAGTATACCTGCCGCGGCAATGGCTATGGCCGCACGACCATTCGGCGCGAGTCGAGCAATCTCGTGCAGGTTCGCAGCCAGGGCATTCACGGCGGGCGCCCATTCTCCATCGATGCGGAAGCGCGCCGCACCGGCAGCTGCTAGGCGCTTGCCCGTGCGCAATGAGCCGCTATGGCGCAGCGCATGTCGACTGAGAAATCGATAGCGACGATCCTGCTGTCAGGCGGGCTGGATTCGATGGTAAGCGCGGCACTCGCGCGTGAGCAGGGCTTTCGCCTGCACGCGCTGACGATCGATTACGGCCAGCGCCATGTGCGCGAATTGCAATCGGCAAAGGCGATTGCCGAGAGGATGGGCGTGGAACGGCATGTCGAACTCCCGCTCGATCTGCGCCAATTCGGTGGTTCGGCGCTGACCGACGATATCGAGGTCCCGAAGGATGGCGTGGGCGAGGACATCCCCGTCACTTACGTGCCCGCGCGCAACTTGCTGTTTCTCGCGCTGACCACGGCCTTTGCCGAAAGCAGCGGCTCTACCGATCTGTTCATCGGGGTGAATGCGCTCGACTATTCGGGCTATCCCGATTGTCGCCCCGAATTCATCGCAAGCTTTGCAGAGACGGCGCGGCTGGGCACGAAGCAGGGTGTGGAGGGTCAGCCCTTCGTTATCCACGCGCCATTGCAGCACATGACGAAGGCTGAAATTGCCAGCGAATGCGCACGGCTAGAGCTCGATCCGGCTTGGAGCTGGTCCTGCTACGATCCGACCGACGAGGGGATGGCCTGCGGCCGCTGCGACAGCTGTCGCCTGCGTCGCAAGGGGTTTGCCGAAGCGGGGGTCACGGATACAGCTCCCTACGCCGCCGATCCGGACTAGCTGCGGGTCACCAAGCCGCAGGCGACCCGGCTTCCGGCATCGCCAGCGGGATCGCTTCGGTAATCGTCGGCGCCTTCGTGCACCACGATTGCAGTACCGTCCGCGTCGAAGACGCTGTCGCCTACGAAATCGGCAGTCCCGCGCAGCAGCGTGCTCATTGTCCCGGTGCCATCGGCTGCGATCGTTACATTCGGCAGATCGCCGAGATGCGCGCCCTGAGGGTTGAGCGTGCCATGCTCATTGCCACGCGGATTGAGATGCCCGCCAGCCGAGGTGAAATCGTTCGCGGTGCAATCGCCGGTGGTGTGAAGATGCACGGCGTGCGTTCCGGCGGAGAGTCCGGTGAAACTCGCGTTCAAGGTAACCTCGCCGCCAAGCGAATACATGCGGGCCGAGCCCACAGTATTGCCCTGCCTGTCCTGCAATGTCGCGCTGCCGATTTCGGTGGCCGCGGTCTGATAGGCTGTCTGGCATCCCGCCAGGGCGAGGAAGGCCAGCGGGGCGATGATGAGCGAGCGCTTTTGCATGCGAGATCCTTTCGTCATTCAGCGAGTAAACTCGGAAAACTTTGAAAAGGTCCGTCAGGCGTGGGGGAGGATACCCGCTTCGGTCAGGGCGGCGATCAGCTCCACGATGGCTGCGCGCGCTTCGCTATCTTCGGTAGTGCCGCCGCTGGGAGAGCTCACAATACCAGCCCGTCGCCAGCCATTGTCGAAGCGGATGCTCGCTCCGGTCGAGATATCGAAGACCTTCATCCCATTTCGGGGCTGGGCAAACAGCCAGTTGCCGGCCTGCCGGCACGCGATTGCGCCCGGATGGTGCACCCAATCGCCGGTAGGCTGGTCGCCCACCAGCCAGCACTCGCCGTCGGTCGGAGCGCTCGGCGGTGCGTCGCTTTCCCCCTGAACCGCGCAATGCAGCAGCGCGTCGATCCGGGCGAGCGCCTCGTTTATGAAGCTTTCCTTCTGTGCCTGGGCGACGAACAGGTTGGGAAGGTCGAAACGCGGGGTGGCGGAGGTGAAACTGATCGGTTCTGTCATGGCGTGTTCCTCAGTCGATACGAGTTAGGGCAAGGGGGTGCGAGCGGGCGTGGGTGCCGATCTGCCGGACCCAGAGCTGCTGCCCCGAATGATCGGCGCGAAGCTGCGTCAGGGTGGCCGCATCGATGCGGAGCGAAGGCCGATCGGACTGCCACAGCAGGCGTGGAGCTTCGATGCTGCCGAGCCCGACTTCGTAACTTTCGGTCTGTTCGACAAGCGGCACCTCGACACCATCCGGCCAGCGCCACGCGCCGCGCGCGCGCCTGGTCCAGCCGAGCGTGAGTCCGCCATCGGACTCAATGTCCGCGCGCGGATGGACAGGCGTAAGCGGTCGCCTCGAAGCACCTGACAGCGCAATGGTGGCGATCACCGGGTCGGTATCGACGAGGCCGATGGCGGCAATCGCCTCGCTGTCACCGAGCTTTGCCGTGTCCAGCTGGATCGGCTTGCCATCGAGAAGGACGAATGGCGCACCGGCCGGGGCACCGGTCGCATCTTCCGTCCCACCGCGGCCGCGCAGCAATGTCGAGAGACGCCAGCGCGCATCGCCGAGACGCTCGGCATGACAGAACTGGAGGATTTCCTCGCCGACAAGCGCCCGGTTCGCGCCGCTCGCCAGCTCGGCAAGAGTGCAGCTTTCGAGCACGAAGTCGGTTGAGGCGAGGGAAACGATCGCTTCGGAATGGCGGTCGATGATCATCGCAGGGGCTGGCGACAAGTCGGTGGCGAGTGTGCCGACCACGCTGCGGCGGCTGCCCGTCGCGCCGATAGGCGAGAGACCGCTGGCGGTTTGCGCGTATAGCGCCGAGCCTTTCCACCCGGCCGAGCTTGACGAAGCCGCAGCATAAATTTGCCGCGTATCGGTCTCTCCCGCGCCGTCCCATGGCAGTTCAAAGGCATAAAGGGTGGTGGGCGAGGATACGAGGTCGGGCGGTGACAGCACTCGGCCCGTCTGCGTCGCGGTCGTCACGCCCTGGTGGCTCGGGAGCCGCAGCAGTTCCAACTCGACGCCGGTATCGCGCCACTCCCACGCTTCGATCCGCCACCGCCCGGGCAGGTCGGGCAGGGCGACGACCTGTCCAGGCTTCACGCGCGGATCGATCTCGGCGATGCGATAGGCAAGGCGATCCTGCGCGAGGAAGGCTCGGCTCGCGGCGGCATCGGCCAGCGACTTGGCGCTATCCGCTGTCAGGGCGCCGGGAAATTCGATCACGCGGTTGCGACCGGGATCGGCACGGCCGCTCGCGCGCTGGAGCCCCGCCTGATAGTCGCGGTCTACGTCGTAATATCGCATCCCGGCGGGCACTCTTGCAGCGTCGGCGCGGCGGCTTTCCGACCGGCCGCTTTCGTCGCCGAAGCTATCTCCCGACGCATCCACCACCGCTTCCGGCAGGGTGAAGATTGCATCGTCCTGCGGTGCGCCGTCGCCGATGGCGAGCCCCTCGCCCGATGCATCGCTGGCGAGAGGATAGACTTGGTCGATCGCTGCAAGATGGCTCGCCAGCGGGCCGCCCTCGTCGCTGTAGCCTCGCAATTTGCCGAGTGGGCGGCTGGACGTGACGTGTCCGGCGAGCGGCGCGAGCATCGTGGCGAGGCTGACATCGCCGTCCTCCGCAACGACTTCGAATGTCAGCGCGGGAATGCGATTGCCGAATTCGGCGAGTTGCAAGTCCTCGAACACGCCATAGGCGAAGCCGCGATAGGCGGGGCATTCACTCCCCTCGGCGCTTGCAAGCAAGGGGTCGACGGGCTGGTCTCCGGCGCCATCATGGATGCGCAGTGTTCCAGGGACCTTGAGATCTCCGGCCGCACCGCGCAGCAAATTGCCATCCGCCCAGATCCGTCCCACGCGCGCAATTGGTCGGCTGGCGAGCGCGACTGCAAAGGAAATCGAGTAGGCGAAGGTCGTCGTCGATGGTTGGCCCTTGCCGCCGCCCGTCTTCTCGCTCGTCTCCTGAAGGTCGGTCGCCCAGATGATCGTTCCGGCGGCGCGCATCGTGCCGAAGTGACGCGGCACGGGAGCGCCATAGCTCGATGTCGTCACCTTCAGCTCGGTCAGGCGCGGGCCTTCATTGCTGTCCGTGCCGAAAATCTCGGCGTCGATTTTCGAACCGATGCTCGATCCGAAGACGGCGCCGATCGGCCCGAGAATGGCGGAACCGACGGAGGAGAGAACCAGTGTGGCCATGAGAATTGGATTCCTGTCAGGAGAGGCGCCAGCGCCCGGTCACCCTATCGGTGTCGGTCAAGGCGGTGCGTACGACGCGGCGAAGTCCGGCATGGGCATGGACGATCCGCGTCGCATCGAGCGCGATTGCGAGGTGAAATTGCCCGGGGCCGGGTTGCATCAGCAGAAGGTCGCCCGCGGCGGTGGAGCGCGATGTGGCCGTGAAACCCGCAGGAGCGAGTAAGGCAAGCAAGCCGTCAATATGCGCTTGCCGGAGCGAGTAGGCCGGCAGCGTCGGCGGCGTCCGGCCGATATCGCGTAGAGCGAGGTGGACAAGCCCGATACAGTCGATTCCGGTGACCGGGTCACGCCCGCGCAGGCGGAACGGCACCCCGCAATAAGCATCGGCGGCCCGCGCAAAGGCCGCGCCATCGCTCTCCATCAGCCTGTCGGGTAGCGCGCCAGCAAGTCATTGCCCGGCAGATGCGGTTCGCCTCGGAAATTGGCGGCATTGCCGAAGCGCGTGGCGCAGGTCGAGATGGTGTGATCGCACCCTTCGCGAAGAAAGGCCTTGTCGCCCACCGCAATGGCATCGGTCAGTGTCCGGTCGAGCACCAGCCCCGATGGTCCCGCTTCGATGACCTCCATCGTCAGGCCGGCGAGAGGACCATCCACCCACTTTACCGTGCCGCCATGCATGTTGCCCGCCGGAGGCGCGCTGCCAAAGCGCACGCGGTTGTCCGCCAGGTCGAGCGCGGTCACGGCGGCCAAGTGAGTTACGCGGGCCGGATTGAACCGGCAATCGGCGTCGCAGAAACTTGCCCGGCATGTCGGGCTCGTTCGCGGGACGAAGTCGGCTTCGAGCGCGGCCTTCGCCGAACGCAGCTCGGCTTCGAAACGGCCGCTGGTGCGCGATACGCCGCCCAGCTCACCGTGGAAGAGCGTGGCGTTGTCCAGACTTTCCCAATCGACAAGTCCGATGGCGATATGCGCGCTTTCGTATCGGCCGCTCGCGAGGTCATCTTCGGAGATGGAGTCGTGCGCGAGGACGCCTTCGACTTCGACGCCGTCTCTCTCGAGTCCGGCGGTGCGGCGGATGGCGGACGGCAGCATTCCAGGTGCAGCTCTATATGTCATCCCGCCGAAGGCCAGGTCGCGATCATGGCTGGTAAACCCCAGCGCGACGCCGTCCTTGCGGCGAATGCGCCACCAGGTCGCGACGCCTTCCAGTTCGGAACCCAGGAAGACGTGGCTCATGTCTCTTCCTTCACTTCGATCAGCGGCACGCTGGGCGCTTCTCCCGCCGCGAAGGTCGCGCCGGTGATGTCCAGCCGATCCTCGGCGAAGCGGACGGGCACGTCGAAGTAGAATCCGGCACGCACTTCCGCGCCATCCGGCGGTGCGTCGATGAAGATGATCCGTCCGCCGTCCTCCAGCGTCCAGTCATTGGTGACCTCGCCAGCGACGCTGACCAGGATGCTGTCGGCACGCGGGCGGGTGATGGTCCGCTGTTGCGGCTCATCCCCGCTCCCGTAGCTTTTCGACAGGTGATATGTGGCGGCAAGACCGTCTCCCACCCCGATCAGCTGATCGCTCGCGGTCGGCGTACCGGTCAATCCATTGGAGCTGAAATCGTAGGGATCGGCGAGGCGAAAGCCGCGCGCCGGACCGCGCCGCGCGCGGAAGAATTCGAGCAACACGCCAAGCTCGCTATGCGAACGGATGCCGGGGCCGACATCGTAATTGAGACGCGCATCGCTCCACTGGCTGTTGCGTCGTTCATGGCCGGATGCGGTGAGCGCGATGGATGTCGAAAATTCCGGGCTGACTCCGGCATCCCGCCCGAGAGCGAGCGGATAGAGCACATCGTCGAAAGCTTGCATTGGTGTCTCCTGTGGCGGAAGGCGGACGTATCCATCGCGGCAGACCTGCGGCAGCGCCCAGACGAACCGTCGCGGAACGCCGCGCGCGGCGGCCTCGTCCAGTCCGGCGTCGATACGCGCCCAGAACAGCTCTGCATCGGCAGGGTCGAGGACGAAGCCTGCCATGTAATCCTGCTGGCCGAGAGGGTAGCCGAGCCGCTGGTCGACCTCCGTATACGTCTTGCGCCGCAGCGCTTCGGCACCCAGCGTCAGCCAGTCATAATCTTCCAGCTGAAGCCGGTCATATTGCGGGTGGGCCCATTGGCTTGGCAGGTTGAGCCTGTCCGCCTCTGGCATGTCGGCATCGAAAATCGTCGGCGTGAAGGCGAGCAGGTAGCATTTTGCATCGCTGCCCGATTGCTGCCGCACACGATTGCGGACCGAATTGGCGGCGAAGCCCAGCGATTTCGCTGCCTCGTCCAGCACCACC contains:
- a CDS encoding TIGR01244 family sulfur transferase, with the protein product MTDFRILSETVSASPQITTGDVAEAKAQGFAMIVNNRPDGEVPGQPAGSDIEACAAEHGLAYRAIPVGQAGFGPPQIAAMQAALAEADGKVLAYCRSGTRSTFLWALARASEGDSPETLAEAAARAGYDLNPMKDAMATLSAKARG
- a CDS encoding cold-shock protein, producing the protein MGYDKGRRGRGRDKRDGFGEEGFDPFGEGGPPPMDSGGWRDGGNDRFGGGSGGGGRFNDDRGGGGFGGQRGGGGGFRGGGGGAPRGGGMPAQVVGTGQGKVKFFNTQKGFGFIQRDEGGEDVFVHISQVERAGLEGLAEGQELQFNLVDRGGKVSAADLQVVGDVIEVQKAAPQRELTGEKAVGTVKFFNSMKGFGFITRDDGKEDAFVHISAVERSGLQGIDEGDRFEFDLEVDRRGKYSAVNLVPVQA
- a CDS encoding aspartate aminotransferase family protein, producing the protein MSITPLMPVYPRCGVRPVRGEHCHLIDEDGTRYLDFASGIAVNLLGHSHAGLIGAIQKQAETLMHVSNLYGSPQGEELAQKLVDNTFADTVFFTNSGAEAVECAIKTVRAYHQHDGNDERFEIITFVNAFHGRTMATISASNQEKMHKGFNPLLPGFRYVEFDDLEAAKAAIGPQTAGFLVEPVQGEGGIRPASQEFMQGLRKLADEHDLLLALDEVQCGVARTGTLYAYEQYGIEPDVVASAKGIGGGFPIGACLATEKAARGMTFGTHGSTYGGNPLGMAAGMAVMEAVANDEFLAEVRAKGERLRSRLEQFIGNYPDLFESVRGMGLMLGMKMKVEPRPFMVHLRDHHELLTVAAGDNTLRLLPPLVIGDAEMDEFFEKLSAGAASFQPEHA
- the argF gene encoding ornithine carbamoyltransferase; its protein translation is MAGRHFLDLSDAGGDAVAAIIADALDRKKARADWPKGKADADAPMAGRVLAMVFEKNSTRTRVSFDIAMRQLGGTAIIVDAGTSQLGRGESAADTARVLSRMADAIMVRTDDHAKIEAMARHADVPVINGLTDRSHPCQIVADLLTAIEHEKALPGLEVAWFGDGNNVLHSILEAAALMKFNVRIATPRGYEPDAEFVEMARAEGSTVTLTQDAREAAAAADVLVTDTWVSMGQADTEEKLAAMQPYRVDAALMAQAKSDAIFLHCLPAHVGDEVSEEVFEGPQSVVFDEAENRIHAQKSVLLWCFGLLG
- a CDS encoding Hsp33 family molecular chaperone HslO, giving the protein MTSLHSETFADRLLGFTLPDRDSRGRLVRLGPVLDEILGAHDYPTALAHALSEALVLTTLMGGLLKDEGDQLTLQVQSKGGIADLLVCDYRGGELRGYVQHDRDKAIATGASASLATLFGEGHLAITFDIARTGKRYQGIVPLEGESLSAAVESYFAQSEQVPTRIQTAIRSGPEGSLAAGFLVQHLPDGEEGRERLHARLDHPEWQHVSVMAESIKHEELADAGLSLEELVWRLYHEEREVRVMPGARISRGCRCTETHFESVLARFPKEERREMANEDGIILVDCAFCSKEFAIQD
- a CDS encoding DUF3617 domain-containing protein, which gives rise to MQIGKVIRIAGVAGAALLAFAPASAQAPGLAMLERLDRGQWTLSMRGGGSQRICVRTGREFIQLRHRQPGCERFVVGDESNEVTVQYTCRGNGYGRTTIRRESSNLVQVRSQGIHGGRPFSIDAEARRTGSC
- the queC gene encoding 7-cyano-7-deazaguanine synthase QueC translates to MAQRMSTEKSIATILLSGGLDSMVSAALAREQGFRLHALTIDYGQRHVRELQSAKAIAERMGVERHVELPLDLRQFGGSALTDDIEVPKDGVGEDIPVTYVPARNLLFLALTTAFAESSGSTDLFIGVNALDYSGYPDCRPEFIASFAETARLGTKQGVEGQPFVIHAPLQHMTKAEIASECARLELDPAWSWSCYDPTDEGMACGRCDSCRLRRKGFAEAGVTDTAPYAADPD
- a CDS encoding superoxide dismutase family protein is translated as MQKRSLIIAPLAFLALAGCQTAYQTAATEIGSATLQDRQGNTVGSARMYSLGGEVTLNASFTGLSAGTHAVHLHTTGDCTANDFTSAGGHLNPRGNEHGTLNPQGAHLGDLPNVTIAADGTGTMSTLLRGTADFVGDSVFDADGTAIVVHEGADDYRSDPAGDAGSRVACGLVTRS
- a CDS encoding DUF2793 domain-containing protein is translated as MTEPISFTSATPRFDLPNLFVAQAQKESFINEALARIDALLHCAVQGESDAPPSAPTDGECWLVGDQPTGDWVHHPGAIACRQAGNWLFAQPRNGMKVFDISTGASIRFDNGWRRAGIVSSPSGGTTEDSEARAAIVELIAALTEAGILPHA
- a CDS encoding phage tail protein, which produces MATLVLSSVGSAILGPIGAVFGSSIGSKIDAEIFGTDSNEGPRLTELKVTTSSYGAPVPRHFGTMRAAGTIIWATDLQETSEKTGGGKGQPSTTTFAYSISFAVALASRPIARVGRIWADGNLLRGAAGDLKVPGTLRIHDGAGDQPVDPLLASAEGSECPAYRGFAYGVFEDLQLAEFGNRIPALTFEVVAEDGDVSLATMLAPLAGHVTSSRPLGKLRGYSDEGGPLASHLAAIDQVYPLASDASGEGLAIGDGAPQDDAIFTLPEAVVDASGDSFGDESGRSESRRADAARVPAGMRYYDVDRDYQAGLQRASGRADPGRNRVIEFPGALTADSAKSLADAAASRAFLAQDRLAYRIAEIDPRVKPGQVVALPDLPGRWRIEAWEWRDTGVELELLRLPSHQGVTTATQTGRVLSPPDLVSSPTTLYAFELPWDGAGETDTRQIYAAASSSSAGWKGSALYAQTASGLSPIGATGSRRSVVGTLATDLSPAPAMIIDRHSEAIVSLASTDFVLESCTLAELASGANRALVGEEILQFCHAERLGDARWRLSTLLRGRGGTEDATGAPAGAPFVLLDGKPIQLDTAKLGDSEAIAAIGLVDTDPVIATIALSGASRRPLTPVHPRADIESDGGLTLGWTRRARGAWRWPDGVEVPLVEQTESYEVGLGSIEAPRLLWQSDRPSLRIDAATLTQLRADHSGQQLWVRQIGTHARSHPLALTRID
- a CDS encoding NlpC/P60 family protein; the protein is MESDGAAFARAADAYCGVPFRLRGRDPVTGIDCIGLVHLALRDIGRTPPTLPAYSLRQAHIDGLLALLAPAGFTATSRSTAAGDLLLMQPGPGQFHLAIALDATRIVHAHAGLRRVVRTALTDTDRVTGRWRLS
- a CDS encoding DUF2163 domain-containing protein, with amino-acid sequence MSHVFLGSELEGVATWWRIRRKDGVALGFTSHDRDLAFGGMTYRAAPGMLPSAIRRTAGLERDGVEVEGVLAHDSISEDDLASGRYESAHIAIGLVDWESLDNATLFHGELGGVSRTSGRFEAELRSAKAALEADFVPRTSPTCRASFCDADCRFNPARVTHLAAVTALDLADNRVRFGSAPPAGNMHGGTVKWVDGPLAGLTMEVIEAGPSGLVLDRTLTDAIAVGDKAFLREGCDHTISTCATRFGNAANFRGEPHLPGNDLLARYPTG